The following coding sequences are from one Bradyrhizobium sp. WSM471 window:
- a CDS encoding Tim44/TimA family putative adaptor protein, with amino-acid sequence MDIYTIIFLALAVFIFLRLRSVLGQRTGNERPPFDRNALQGAQDKNVVTMPGKVIDQAPLAPTAEPTPPSDRWKGLTEPGTVLAQGLDAIVEKDSTFDPRHFISGARGAYEMIVLAFANGDRRALRDLLSSEVYESFDAAIKEREKNEQKTETRFVSIDKAELVGAELRDRTAQLTIRFVSQMISATRDKAGNIVDGSADTVADITDIWTFARDITSRDPNWKLVGTGSAN; translated from the coding sequence GTGGACATCTACACCATCATCTTCCTGGCGCTGGCGGTCTTCATCTTTTTGAGGCTGCGCAGCGTGCTGGGGCAGCGCACCGGCAACGAGCGGCCGCCGTTCGACCGCAACGCGCTCCAGGGTGCCCAGGACAAGAACGTCGTCACCATGCCGGGCAAGGTCATCGACCAGGCCCCCTTGGCGCCGACGGCCGAGCCGACCCCGCCCTCCGACCGCTGGAAGGGCCTGACCGAGCCGGGCACCGTGCTCGCCCAGGGTCTCGACGCCATCGTCGAAAAGGATTCCACCTTCGATCCGCGCCATTTCATCTCCGGCGCCCGCGGCGCCTATGAGATGATCGTATTGGCCTTCGCCAATGGCGATCGCCGCGCGCTGCGCGACCTGCTGTCGTCGGAGGTCTATGAAAGCTTCGATGCCGCGATCAAGGAACGCGAGAAGAACGAGCAGAAGACCGAGACGCGCTTTGTCTCGATCGACAAGGCCGAGCTCGTCGGCGCCGAACTGCGCGACCGCACCGCCCAGCTCACGATCCGCTTCGTCTCGCAGATGATCTCGGCCACGCGAGACAAGGCCGGCAACATCGTCGACGGCAGCGCCGACACGGTCGCCGACATCACCGACATCTGGACTTTCGCCCGCGACATCACCTCTCGCGATCCGAACTGGAAGCTGGTTGGCACCGGAAGCGCGAATTAA
- the secB gene encoding protein-export chaperone SecB → MTNGNGTPPEAAQAPQLNVLAQYTKDLSFENPNAPSSLQQQSQPPQINIQINVSANNLSEQEFEVTLSVEGKAETAGKIMFSFELAYAGVFRISNVPKDNLHPLVMIECPRLLFPFAREIIATAVRDGGFPPLMLDPVDFVGLYRQNMERQMAAQPSGQA, encoded by the coding sequence ATGACCAACGGTAACGGCACCCCTCCCGAGGCGGCCCAGGCTCCCCAGCTCAACGTCCTGGCGCAATATACCAAGGACCTCTCGTTCGAAAATCCGAACGCGCCCAGCTCGCTCCAGCAGCAGAGCCAGCCGCCCCAGATCAACATCCAGATCAATGTCAGCGCCAACAACCTCAGCGAACAGGAGTTCGAGGTAACGCTGTCGGTCGAGGGCAAAGCCGAGACCGCCGGCAAGATCATGTTCTCGTTCGAGCTCGCTTATGCCGGCGTGTTCCGCATCTCCAACGTGCCGAAGGACAATTTGCATCCGCTGGTCATGATCGAATGCCCGCGCCTGCTGTTCCCGTTCGCCCGTGAGATCATCGCCACTGCCGTGCGCGACGGCGGGTTCCCGCCTTTGATGCTCGACCCGGTCGACTTCGTCGGGCTCTATCGTCAGAACATGGAGCGGCAAATGGCCGCTCAGCCGAGCGGCCAGGCTTAA
- the dnaQ gene encoding DNA polymerase III subunit epsilon, producing the protein MREIVLDTETTGLDPLRGDRLVEIGCVEMLNRMPTGQSFHVYINPERDMPAEAFAVHGLSAEFLATKQLFHEVVDDFLEFIGDAPLVIHNASFDISFINAELDRIKRPGIPRERLVDTLLLARRKHPGVSNRLDDLCSRYAIDNSRRTKHGALLDAELLAEVYVDLVGARQSQLLLASESEETRANGAADAPRRQRPAPLTPRISDAEREAHRAFIATLGDKAIWNEFLPAPAAPSAG; encoded by the coding sequence ATGCGCGAAATCGTTCTCGACACCGAAACCACCGGCCTCGATCCGCTGCGGGGAGACCGCCTGGTCGAAATCGGCTGCGTCGAGATGCTCAATCGCATGCCGACGGGACAGAGTTTCCACGTCTACATCAATCCCGAAAGGGACATGCCGGCGGAAGCCTTTGCGGTGCACGGGCTGTCGGCCGAGTTTCTGGCGACGAAGCAGCTGTTTCACGAGGTCGTCGACGATTTTCTGGAGTTCATCGGCGACGCGCCGCTGGTGATCCACAATGCCTCGTTCGACATCAGCTTCATCAATGCCGAGCTCGACCGGATCAAGCGCCCGGGAATCCCGCGTGAGCGGCTGGTCGATACGCTGCTGCTGGCACGGCGCAAGCATCCCGGCGTGTCGAACCGGCTCGACGATCTCTGCTCGCGCTATGCGATCGACAATTCACGCCGCACCAAACACGGCGCATTGCTCGACGCCGAGTTGCTTGCGGAAGTCTATGTGGATCTGGTCGGGGCGCGGCAATCGCAGCTGCTGCTGGCTTCAGAATCCGAGGAAACTCGTGCCAATGGAGCTGCCGATGCGCCGCGGCGGCAGCGGCCGGCGCCGCTCACGCCGCGGATTTCAGACGCCGAGCGCGAGGCCCACCGGGCCTTCATCGCAACGCTCGGCGACAAGGCGATCTGGAACGAGTTCTTGCCCGCTCCAGCCGCCCCTTCGGCTGGTTAA
- the coaE gene encoding dephospho-CoA kinase (Dephospho-CoA kinase (CoaE) performs the final step in coenzyme A biosynthesis.), producing MRILGLTGSIGMGKSTTAKLFAEAGVPVYDADAAVHQLYEGEAAPAIEAAFPGTTANGKVDRPKLSARVVHDAAAIKQLEQIVHPMLGASRKKFFADAEAANTPVVVLDIPLLFETGGQTRVDAVVVVTTSPELQRERVLARGTMDEAKLDAIIAKQTPDAEKRKRADFVVDTSHGLEPVRAQIAHILAEVVKMPQRRA from the coding sequence ATGCGGATCCTGGGACTGACCGGCTCGATCGGGATGGGCAAATCCACCACTGCGAAACTATTCGCGGAGGCCGGCGTCCCTGTCTACGATGCCGATGCCGCCGTCCATCAGCTCTATGAGGGCGAGGCTGCACCCGCGATCGAGGCCGCCTTCCCCGGCACCACTGCCAACGGCAAGGTCGATCGGCCAAAACTGTCGGCGCGTGTGGTGCACGATGCTGCCGCCATCAAGCAGCTCGAGCAGATCGTCCATCCGATGCTCGGTGCTTCCCGGAAAAAATTCTTCGCCGACGCAGAAGCCGCCAACACGCCGGTCGTGGTGCTGGACATTCCGCTGCTGTTCGAGACGGGCGGCCAGACGCGGGTCGATGCCGTGGTCGTCGTGACGACGTCTCCGGAACTGCAGCGCGAGCGGGTGCTGGCGCGCGGCACGATGGACGAGGCCAAGCTCGACGCCATCATCGCCAAGCAGACCCCCGACGCGGAAAAGCGCAAGCGTGCTGATTTCGTGGTGGATACGTCGCATGGACTCGAGCCGGTGCGCGCCCAAATCGCGCACATCCTGGCCGAGGTCGTTAAGATGCCGCAGCGGCGCGCCTGA
- a CDS encoding nucleoside triphosphate pyrophosphatase, with product MGLWLGKSSLILASQSNARKMLLANAGLEFKAITADIDERGIQAASGLSNPREIALLLAREKAKAVSAHHAGSTVIGADQTLALGDRLFNKPAGRAEALAQLRDLSGHSHELNSAVAIARDGEIIFEDVSVARLTMRQMTDAELSAYLDTAGDAVTTSVGGYQLESLGIHLFERIEGDHFTILGLPLLPLLAFLRRERLVAV from the coding sequence ATGGGTCTCTGGCTCGGCAAATCTTCGTTGATCCTGGCCTCGCAGAGCAACGCGCGAAAGATGCTGCTGGCCAATGCCGGGCTCGAGTTCAAGGCGATCACGGCTGATATCGACGAGCGCGGTATCCAGGCCGCCTCCGGACTTTCGAACCCGCGCGAGATAGCCCTGCTGCTGGCGCGCGAAAAGGCCAAGGCAGTCTCGGCCCATCACGCCGGAAGCACCGTCATCGGTGCGGATCAAACGCTGGCGCTTGGCGATCGCCTCTTCAACAAGCCCGCGGGCCGCGCCGAGGCGCTGGCGCAACTGCGCGATCTCTCCGGACATAGCCATGAGCTGAATTCCGCCGTGGCGATAGCACGCGACGGTGAGATCATCTTCGAGGACGTCTCCGTCGCCCGCCTCACCATGCGGCAGATGACCGACGCCGAGCTTTCGGCCTATCTCGACACCGCCGGCGATGCCGTCACTACCAGCGTCGGCGGTTATCAGCTCGAAAGTCTGGGTATCCATTTGTTCGAGCGTATCGAGGGTGACCACTTCACCATCCTCGGCTTGCCGTTGCTGCCGCTGCTTGCATTCCTGCGGCGCGAGCGGCTAGTTGCGGTGTGA
- a CDS encoding pyruvate, water dikinase regulatory protein: protein MPTSSNYFHLHLVSDSTGETLITVARAVAAQYANVTPVEHVYPLVRSQKQLDRVLDEIEEAPGIVLFTLLEKDLVSRLEDKCKGINVPSLSIIGPVMQLFEAYLGAATTGRVGAQHVLNAEYFKRIDALNYTMIHDDGQHVEGLDDADVVLVGVSRTSKTPTSIYLANRGIRTANVPLVPGIPVPSQLETLTRPLVVSLHATPERLIQVRTNRLLSMGADSSSDTYTDKQSVAEEVAFARKLSAKHDWPLLDVTRRSIEETAAAIMKLYSDRQRNRPSE from the coding sequence GTGCCGACCTCGAGCAATTATTTCCATCTGCACCTCGTGTCCGACTCCACCGGTGAGACGCTGATCACGGTCGCCCGCGCCGTTGCCGCCCAGTACGCCAACGTGACACCGGTCGAGCACGTCTATCCGCTGGTGCGCAGCCAGAAACAGCTCGATCGCGTGCTCGACGAGATCGAGGAAGCACCGGGAATCGTGCTGTTCACGCTGCTCGAGAAGGATCTGGTTTCCAGGCTCGAGGACAAGTGCAAGGGGATCAATGTTCCGAGCCTGTCGATCATTGGGCCGGTGATGCAGTTGTTCGAGGCGTATCTCGGAGCCGCCACGACCGGCCGGGTCGGTGCCCAGCACGTGCTCAATGCCGAATACTTCAAGCGCATCGACGCGTTGAACTACACGATGATCCATGATGACGGCCAGCATGTCGAAGGGCTGGACGATGCGGATGTGGTGCTCGTCGGTGTCTCCCGCACCTCCAAGACCCCGACGTCGATCTACCTTGCCAACCGGGGCATCCGCACCGCCAACGTGCCGCTGGTTCCCGGCATTCCGGTGCCGTCGCAACTGGAAACGTTGACGCGACCGCTGGTGGTGAGCTTGCATGCGACGCCGGAACGCTTGATCCAGGTGCGCACGAACCGCCTGCTCTCCATGGGCGCCGATTCCAGCAGCGACACCTATACCGACAAGCAGTCGGTTGCCGAGGAGGTCGCATTTGCCCGCAAGCTGAGCGCCAAGCACGATTGGCCACTGCTCGACGTCACGCGGCGCTCGATCGAGGAAACCGCCGCGGCGATCATGAAACTCTACAGCGATCGCCAGCGTAACCGGCCTTCTGAATAG
- the hemJ gene encoding protoporphyrinogen oxidase HemJ, translating into MFEDVYLWIKALHVIAVISWMAGMLYLPRLFVYHCEAEIGSKQSETFKIMERRLFKAIINPAMIVTWLAGLYLAWAGHWFTFGWLHVKLALVLAMSAVHGFFSRWLKDFAADRRPRSQKFYRIINEVPTALMILIVIMVIVKPF; encoded by the coding sequence ATGTTTGAAGACGTCTATCTCTGGATCAAGGCGTTGCATGTAATCGCCGTCATCTCCTGGATGGCGGGCATGCTCTATTTGCCCCGACTGTTCGTTTATCATTGCGAGGCCGAAATCGGCTCGAAGCAGTCGGAAACGTTCAAGATCATGGAACGGCGGCTGTTCAAGGCGATCATCAACCCCGCCATGATCGTGACCTGGCTCGCTGGGCTCTATCTCGCTTGGGCTGGACACTGGTTCACTTTCGGCTGGCTGCACGTAAAACTGGCACTGGTCCTGGCGATGTCGGCGGTCCACGGCTTTTTTTCGCGCTGGTTGAAGGATTTCGCGGCGGACCGGCGCCCCCGGAGCCAGAAATTCTATCGGATTATCAATGAGGTACCTACTGCCTTGATGATTCTGATCGTCATCATGGTGATCGTGAAGCCGTTCTAG